One genomic segment of Lytechinus pictus isolate F3 Inbred chromosome 18, Lp3.0, whole genome shotgun sequence includes these proteins:
- the LOC129282027 gene encoding erlin-2-like isoform X2: MANPLPAVAFAIGVSAFLFNFAIHRIDEGHVGVYYRGGALLQSTSGPGFHVMVPFLTSYRSVQTTLQTDEVKNVPCGTSGGVMIYFDRIEVVNQLSQSVVFETVKNYTADYDKTLIFNKVHHELNQFCSAHNLQEVYIELFDQIDENLKRALQEDLTSMAPGLTIQAVRVTKPKIPESIRKNYELMENEKTKLLIAAQHQRVVEKEAETDRKRAVIEAEKIAQVAEITFSQKIMEKESEQRISTIEDETHVAKMKARADAQLYTSVQETKANQEKLTPQYLEMLKYQALTANTKIYFGNDIPNLFMMGNNQEEPKTP, encoded by the exons ATGGCTAACCCTCTCCCGGCTGTTGCATTTGCTATTGGTGTTTCTGCATTCCTCTTTAACTTTGCAATCCACAGAATTGATGAAG GTCATGTTGGTGTGTATTACAGG GGTGGTGCCTTATTACAGTCAACCAGTGGACCAGGATTCCATGTCATGGTTCCATTTCTAACCTCATATAGAAGCGTACAG ACCACATTACAAACAGATGAGGTTAAGAATGTGCCTTGTGGAACAAG tGGAGGAGTTATGATCTATTTCGACAGGATAGAAGTTGTGAATCAACTCTCACAGAGTGTGGTTTTTGAAACCGTCAAAAATTATACAGCGGACTACGATAAGACACTGATATTCAATAAAGTCCACCATGAACTCAACCAGTTTTGCAGTGCTCACAATCTCCAAGAAGTCTACATTGAACTTTTTG ATCAAATTGATGAGAATTTAAAGAGAGCATTGCAAGAGGATTTAACTAGCATGGCACCAGGTCTTACAATTCAG GCTGTCCGTGTTACTAAGCCTAAGATTCCTGAGAGCATTAGGAAAAACTATGAACTCAT GGAGAATGAGAAGACCAAACTACTTATTGCTGCCCAACATCAGAGAGTAGTGGAGAAAGAGGCAGAGACCGACAGGAAGAGGGCTGTCATTGAGGCAGAAAAGATCGCTCAGGTTGCTGAGATCACATTTTCACAGAAAATCATGGAGAAAGAGAGCGAACAAAGAATATCCACAATTGAAG ATGAAACACATGTAGCCAAGATGAAAGCCAGAGCTGACGCACAGCTTTATACATCTGTCCAAGAAACAAAAGCTAATCAG GAGAAACTCACCCCCCAGTATCTTGAGATGTTGAAGTACCAGGCACTAACAGCCAACACTAAGATCTACTTTGGCAATGATATCCCTAACCTCTTCATGATGGGAAACAACCAGGAAGAACCAAAG ACACCCTAA
- the LOC129282027 gene encoding erlin-2-like isoform X1, producing MANPLPAVAFAIGVSAFLFNFAIHRIDEGHVGVYYRGGALLQSTSGPGFHVMVPFLTSYRSVQTTLQTDEVKNVPCGTSGGVMIYFDRIEVVNQLSQSVVFETVKNYTADYDKTLIFNKVHHELNQFCSAHNLQEVYIELFDQIDENLKRALQEDLTSMAPGLTIQAVRVTKPKIPESIRKNYELMENEKTKLLIAAQHQRVVEKEAETDRKRAVIEAEKIAQVAEITFSQKIMEKESEQRISTIEDETHVAKMKARADAQLYTSVQETKANQEKLTPQYLEMLKYQALTANTKIYFGNDIPNLFMMGNNQEEPKAVPAAAAFGFDQDSVHSTSSSKKAETKSKSSGKSPS from the exons ATGGCTAACCCTCTCCCGGCTGTTGCATTTGCTATTGGTGTTTCTGCATTCCTCTTTAACTTTGCAATCCACAGAATTGATGAAG GTCATGTTGGTGTGTATTACAGG GGTGGTGCCTTATTACAGTCAACCAGTGGACCAGGATTCCATGTCATGGTTCCATTTCTAACCTCATATAGAAGCGTACAG ACCACATTACAAACAGATGAGGTTAAGAATGTGCCTTGTGGAACAAG tGGAGGAGTTATGATCTATTTCGACAGGATAGAAGTTGTGAATCAACTCTCACAGAGTGTGGTTTTTGAAACCGTCAAAAATTATACAGCGGACTACGATAAGACACTGATATTCAATAAAGTCCACCATGAACTCAACCAGTTTTGCAGTGCTCACAATCTCCAAGAAGTCTACATTGAACTTTTTG ATCAAATTGATGAGAATTTAAAGAGAGCATTGCAAGAGGATTTAACTAGCATGGCACCAGGTCTTACAATTCAG GCTGTCCGTGTTACTAAGCCTAAGATTCCTGAGAGCATTAGGAAAAACTATGAACTCAT GGAGAATGAGAAGACCAAACTACTTATTGCTGCCCAACATCAGAGAGTAGTGGAGAAAGAGGCAGAGACCGACAGGAAGAGGGCTGTCATTGAGGCAGAAAAGATCGCTCAGGTTGCTGAGATCACATTTTCACAGAAAATCATGGAGAAAGAGAGCGAACAAAGAATATCCACAATTGAAG ATGAAACACATGTAGCCAAGATGAAAGCCAGAGCTGACGCACAGCTTTATACATCTGTCCAAGAAACAAAAGCTAATCAG GAGAAACTCACCCCCCAGTATCTTGAGATGTTGAAGTACCAGGCACTAACAGCCAACACTAAGATCTACTTTGGCAATGATATCCCTAACCTCTTCATGATGGGAAACAACCAGGAAGAACCAAAG GCTGTGCCAGCAGCGGCAGCCTTTGGCTTTGACCAAGATTCCGTTCATTCAACATCATCAAGCAAAAAAGCAGAGACCAAATCCAAATCATCAGGGAAATCACCTTCATAA
- the LOC135157495 gene encoding uncharacterized protein LOC135157495 isoform X2: MASALDSRRTSAVAESMASRPYSDATWMTQGGANPMGKGQILFTGPSGIRDYKVKVVTDDRMVGIGTMSPEGTSALQYIWRGAPGAAPPRRRSQWVGEVGWFIPPFHDYKNTLSGNQIQLKVFRKAQEEKYTHRFQEPCTLYKDYESTPTLKTQATKKCSPSHKDQNKTGDPLANSGARNNSLPALTPSPASILTTDSPTLATMQQARDPSQRNPPHRKTSVVLPAVAATHQLTSDRRPSQARTTPRPGADQGVGAAMGNTTVNRQRTAAIRGGPSRR, encoded by the exons ATGGCTAGTGCTTTGGATTCCCGACGAACATCAGCGGTCGCCGAGTCGATGGCCAGCCGTCCGTACTCCGATGCAACGTGGATGACTCAAGGTGGAGCAAACCCAATGGGGAAAGGGCAGATTTTATTTACAG ggcCAAGCGGGATCAGGGATTACAAAGTGAAAGTGGTGACCGATGACAGAATGGTAGGGATCGGGACGATGTCTCCAGAAGGTACTAGTGCCCTTCAGTATATCTGGAGAGGTGCCCCTGGTGCCGCCCCACCAAGGAGAAGGTCACAATGGGTGGGGGAGGTGGGTTGGTTCATCCCACCTTTCCATGATTACAAGAATACATTATCTGGAAATCAAATACAG CTCAAAGTATTCAGAAAGGCACAAGAAGAAAAATACACTCATAGATTCCAAGAGCCATG CACACTTTACAAGGATTATGAAA GTACCCCCACCCTAAAGACCCAAGCTACAAAGAAATGTTCCCCTTCACACAAGGATCAAAACAAAACTGGCGACCCCCTGGCCAACAGCGGAGCACGGAACAACTCCCTCCCCGCCCTCACACCGTCTCCAGCTTCCATTCTAACGACAGACTCCCCAACGTTAGCAACAATGCAGCAAGCTCGCGACCCGTCACAGCGCAACCCCCCTCATCGGAAAACATCAGTCGTCCTGCCAGCGGTAGCAGCTACTCATCAGCTCACTTCAGATCGGCGTCCGTCGCAAGCCCGCACCACTCCCCGCCCGGGAGCCGACCAGGGAGTGGGGGCAGCCATGGGCAATACAACCGTGAATCGTCAGCGTACGGCAGCCATTCGAGGGGGTCCCAGTCGTCGTTAA
- the LOC135157495 gene encoding uncharacterized protein LOC135157495 isoform X1 has translation MASALDSRRTSAVAESMASRPYSDATWMTQGGANPMGKGQILFTGPSGIRDYKVKVVTDDRMVGIGTMSPEGTSALQYIWRGAPGAAPPRRRSQWVGEVGWFIPPFHDYKNTLSGNQIQLKVFRKAQEEKYTHRFQEPWYPHPKDPSYKEMFPFTQGSKQNWRPPGQQRSTEQLPPRPHTVSSFHSNDRLPNVSNNAASSRPVTAQPPSSENISRPASGSSYSSAHFRSASVASPHHSPPGSRPGSGGSHGQYNRESSAYGSHSRGSQSSLRSRASSQTSHQSRRRITPAATSVSSAYRAPTSDPEY, from the exons ATGGCTAGTGCTTTGGATTCCCGACGAACATCAGCGGTCGCCGAGTCGATGGCCAGCCGTCCGTACTCCGATGCAACGTGGATGACTCAAGGTGGAGCAAACCCAATGGGGAAAGGGCAGATTTTATTTACAG ggcCAAGCGGGATCAGGGATTACAAAGTGAAAGTGGTGACCGATGACAGAATGGTAGGGATCGGGACGATGTCTCCAGAAGGTACTAGTGCCCTTCAGTATATCTGGAGAGGTGCCCCTGGTGCCGCCCCACCAAGGAGAAGGTCACAATGGGTGGGGGAGGTGGGTTGGTTCATCCCACCTTTCCATGATTACAAGAATACATTATCTGGAAATCAAATACAG CTCAAAGTATTCAGAAAGGCACAAGAAGAAAAATACACTCATAGATTCCAAGAGCCATG GTACCCCCACCCTAAAGACCCAAGCTACAAAGAAATGTTCCCCTTCACACAAGGATCAAAACAAAACTGGCGACCCCCTGGCCAACAGCGGAGCACGGAACAACTCCCTCCCCGCCCTCACACCGTCTCCAGCTTCCATTCTAACGACAGACTCCCCAACGTTAGCAACAATGCAGCAAGCTCGCGACCCGTCACAGCGCAACCCCCCTCATCGGAAAACATCAGTCGTCCTGCCAGCGGTAGCAGCTACTCATCAGCTCACTTCAGATCGGCGTCCGTCGCAAGCCCGCACCACTCCCCGCCCGGGAGCCGACCAGGGAGTGGGGGCAGCCATGGGCAATACAACCGTGAATCGTCAGCGTACGGCAGCCATTCGAGGGGGTCCCAGTCGTCGTTAAGAAGCAGGGCTAGTTCACAAACGTCGCATCAATCAAGACGAAGAATTACCCCTGCTGCCACCAGTGTCAGTTCAGCGTACAG AGCGCC